A part of Anabas testudineus chromosome 7, fAnaTes1.2, whole genome shotgun sequence genomic DNA contains:
- the rap1aa gene encoding RAP1A, member of RAS oncogene family a, translating into MREYKLVVLGSGGVGKSALTVQFVQGIFVEKYDPTIEDSYRKQVEVDGQQCMLEILDTAGTEQFTAMRDLYMKNGQGFALVYSITAQSTFNDLQDLREQILRVKDTEDVPMILVGNKCDLEDERVVGKEQGQNLARQWSNCAFLETSAKSKINVNEIFYDLVRQINRKTPMEKKKTKKKSTCTLL; encoded by the exons ATGCGTGAGTACAAGCTAGTGGTGCTGGGATCAGGAGGTGTGGGAAAATCAGCATTG ACAGTCCAATTTGTGCAAGGCATTTTTGTGGAGAAGTATGATCCCACAATAGAAGACTCCTACAGAAAG CAAGTCGAGGTCGATGGGCAACAATGCATGCTTGAAATCCTGGACACAGCTGGAACA GAACAGTTCACAGCTATGAGGGACCTGTACATGAAGAATGGCCAGGGCTTTGCTTTGGTATACTCCATTACAGCTCAGTCAACATTTAACGACCTACAGGACCTCAGGGAACAGATCCTGCGAGTAAAGGACACTGAGGAC GTTCCCATGATCCTTGTGGGAAACAAGTGTGACCTGGAAGATGAGCGTGTGGTTGGCAAGGAGCAGGGTCAGAATCTGGCCCGTCAGTGGAGCAACTGTGCCTTTTTAGAGACTTCAGCTAAATCAAAGATCAATGTTAATGAG ATTTTCTATGATCTGGTGCGACAGATCAACAGAAAAACGCcgatggaaaaaaagaagacaaaaaagaagtCAACTTGCACACTGCTCTAA
- the kdm5bb gene encoding lysine-specific demethylase 5B-B: MSQSRPDEFKAPPECPVFEPSWEEFGDPYTFINKIRPIAEKTGICKVRPPPGWQPPFACDVDRLHFVPRIQRLNELEAQTRVKLNFLDQIAKFWDLQGCTLKIPHVERKILDLYTLNKLVADEGGFDIVCRDRRWTKIALQMGFAPGKAVGSHLRGHYERILYPYNLFQSGANLLEPDPASKLMHLDDDTEFEKCVQMPANSTGSTECMDTKEHKLQQQAQRQAVQTPDTCPSARRAKRMKPETVCVKTEPGEAGESKPNLRRRMGSFVAKPESEKEIPILVKQEPVESKEPIIEADKSKSRYKKIIPTVPPSPVDLVVCLVCGSGGDEDRLLLCDGCDDSYHTFCLIPPLHDVPKGDWRCPKCLAQECSKPHEGFGFEQASRDYSLRAFGQMADAFKSDYFNMPVHMVPTELVEKEFWRLVGAIDEDVTVEYGADIASKEFGSGFPIPNGKFKVSPADEKYLKCGWNLNNLAMMKPSVLTHVTADICGMTLPWLYVGMCFSSFCWHIEDHWSYSINYLHWGEPKTWYGAPGFAAEQLEEVMKKLAPELFESQPDLLHQLVTIMNPNTLMAHGVPIYRTNQCAGEFVITFPRAYHSGFNQGFNFAEAVNFCTVDWMPLGRQCVDHYRMLHRYNVFSHDEMVCNMASKADTLNMVLASAVHKDMLIMIREEQQQREKVKKMGVLHCKEAKYDHLQDDERQCIKCKTTCYLSAVTCSCSPGILVCLHHISDLCSCPITSYTLNYRYTLDDLFPMMNAVKQRAELYDEWASRVTETLEAKLEKKKSLPVFRALIVESESKLFPDNDLLRRLRLVTQDAEKCSSVAQQLLNGKRQTRFRCGSEKSRSQLTVEELSSFVRQLYNLSCSLPQAPLLKELLNRIEDFQQHSEKVLADELPSIAEIQSLLDVSFDFDVELPELPRLRVRLEQARWLEAVQQASAQPATLSLETMRRLIDQGVGLSPHPSVEKAMARLQEQLTVSEHWEDKASSLLKARPPHSIETLRAVADKTSGIPAYLPNCLLLKDTIRKAQEWLQEAEELQASGSVLMVDSLSDMVLRGQAIQVHLEPLDKLESLMAEVQEWKESAATTFLHKDSTVTLLEVLCPRCEVGNAGSPKRKVKKGKESLKSNKKKTPRLNTLSDVEKALSETKDSTSAMATLEELRVREMEAFSNLRAANESKLLPTADCMNLKVCVCQKAPMGAMLQCELCRDAFHSVCVKDLSDSCETRPWLCPQCHRSEKPPLNKALSLLTSLRHIGVRLPEGDALHYLVERTINWQQRAQQISQSCNLPELEERPGTPPTLTCCVSDSDDAHNNNQAPCLTPEWSRTSHTQTVFYTEQRCIPLQGLSWDLDELIVEGLLLQVSLPEVQSLYHVLLDRTSSWHTNTDCDKQMQFNSQGINLPADQDGITTSEKKAKRRLETEGLDAERRVKNKKPSHKRQKMNKKNLQRRPTSTSSSPRSDFSQSDDSEEEIAVCPAERCQQPEGDEVDWVQCDGSCNQWFHQACVGVTPEMAEKEDYICVRCTLNDGHTRK, from the exons ATGAGCCAGTCTCGGCCGGACGAGTTCAAGGCTCCTCCGGAGTGCCCGGTCTTCGAGCCCAGCTGGGAAGAATTTGGAGATCCCTATACCTTCATTAATAAGATCCGTCCCATCGCGGAAAAAACTGGCATTTGCAAAGTCCGCCCGCCCCCG GGCTGGCAGCCTCCATTTGCTTGCGATGTGGACAGACTTCACTTTGTTCCTCGGATCCAGAGGCTCAATGAGCTGGAG GCACAGACTAGAGTCAAGCTCAACTTCTTGGACCAGATTGCCAAATTTTGGGATTTGCAGGGATGTACCCTGAAGATTCCTCACGTGGAAAGGAAGATTTTGGATCTATATACGCTAAATAAG CTGGTGGCAGATGAAGGTGGATTTGACATTGTCTGTCGGGACAGGCGATGGACCAAGATTGCACTACAAATGGGCTTTGCTCCTGGCAAAGCTGTCGGTTCACACCTGCGAGGGCATTATGAGAGAATCCTCTATCCCTACAATCTCTTTCAGAGTGGAGCAAACCTGCTT GAACCAGATCCAGCTTCCAAACTAATGCATTTGGATGATGATACAGAATTTGAAAAG TGTGTTCAGATGCCGGCGAACAGCACAGGGAGCACAGAATGCATGGACACCAAGGAacacaagctgcagcagcaggctcAGAGGCAGGCTGTCCAGACGCCTGACACTTGCCCCAGTGCTCGCAGAGCCAAACGCATGAAGCCTGAG ACCGTCTGTGTGAAGACTGAACCCGGTGAGGCTGGTGAGAGCAAGCCAaatctgaggaggaggatgggtTCTTTTGTTGCCAAACCAGAATCAG AAAAAGAGATTCCTATTCTAGTGAAACAGGAACCAGTTGAAAGTAAAGAACCAATCATTGAAGCTGATAAATCAAAGTCGCGCTACAAAAAGATCATCCCCACAGTACCTCCGAGTCCA GTGgatctggttgtgtgtctggtGTGCGGCAGTGGGGGAGATGAAGACCGTCTGTTACTTTGTGATGGCTGTGATGACAGCTATCACACTTTCTGCCTGATTCCTCCTCTACACGACGTCCCCAAAGGAGACTGGAGGTGCCCCAAGTGTCTGGCTCAG GAATGCAGCAAACCTCATGAGGGATTCGGTTTTGAACAAGCTTCCAGAGACTATTCCCTGAGAGCATTTGGACAAATGgctgatgccttcaaatctgaTTACTTCAACATGCCAGTTCAT ATGGTACCCACAGAGCTGGTGGAGAAAGAGTTTTGGCGTTTGGTTGGAGCCATCGACGAGGACGTTACTGTAGAATACGGAGCTGATATTGCCTCAAAGGAGTTTGGCAGCGGATTCCCCATTCCAAATGGAAAATTTAAGGTTTCTCCAGCTGATGAG AAATACCTCAAGTGTGGATGGAACCTCAACAACCTTGCAATGATGAAGCCTTCTGTACTAACTCATGTGACAGCTGACATCTGTGGAATGACGCTGCCTTGGCTTTATGTTGGCAtgtgtttctcctctttttgcTGGCACATTGAGGATCATTGGAGCTACTCCATCAATTACCTGCACTG GGGAGAACCCAAAACCTGGTATGGAGCTCCTGGTTTTGCTGCAGAACAGCTGGAAGAGGTGATGAAGAAACTGGCCCCGGAGCTGTTTGAATCTCAGCCTGACCTGTTGCACCAGCTTGTCACCATCATGAACCCCAACACCCTGATGGCCCATGGAGTCCCA ATTTACAGAACAAACCAGTGTGCTGGTGAGTTTGTCATTACATTTCCCAGGGCCTACCACAGTGGTTTCAATCAGGGCTTCAACTTTGCTGAGGCGGTCAACTTCTGCACTGTGGACTGG ATGCCTCTTGGCAGGCAGTGTGTTGACCACTATCGTATGCTTCACCGATATAATGTGTTCTCCCACGATGAGATGGTGTGCAACATGGCCTCCAAAGCAGACACGCTCAACATGGTCCTGGCCTCAGCTGTCCACAAGGACATGCTTATCATGATCCGAGAAGagcagcaacagagagagaaagtgaagaaaatg GGGGTTTTGCATTGCAAAGAGGCAAAATATGATCACCTTCAGGACGATGAGCGGCAGTGCATCAAGTGTAAGACCACCTGCTACCTGTCAGCCGTCACCTGTTCCTGTAGCCCAGGAATACTGGTCTGTCTGCACCACATCAGTGATCTATGTTCCTGCCCCATCACCAGCTACACACTGAA TTACAGATACACACTGGACGACCTGTTCCCCATGATGAATGCTGTGAAGCAACGAGCTGAGCTGTATGATGAATGGGCCTCCCGTGTGACAGAGACTCTAGAGGCtaaactggaaaagaaaaaaa GTTTGCCTGTCTTTCGAGCGCTTATTGTTGAATCAGAGTCCAAGCTGTTCCCCGACAATGACCTGCTGCGTCGGCTACGTCTGGTCACACAAGATGCCGAGAAGTGCTCCTCAGTGGCACAGCAGCTGTTGAATGGCAAGAGGCAGACCAG GTTTCGATGTGGCAGTGAGAAATCACGGAGCCAGTTGACGGTGGAGGAGTTGAGTTCATTCGTGAGGCAGCTGTACAACCTCTCCTGTAGTCTCCCTCAGGCCCCATTGTTGAAG GAACTCTTGAATCGCATCGAAGACTTCCAACAGCACAGTGAGAAGGTCTTGGCAGATGAACTTCCTAGCATCGCAGAGATTCAGAGTCTGTTAGACGTCAGCTTTGACTTTGACGTGGAGCTGCCTGAGCTGCCTCGCCTCAGAGTGAGGCTGGAACAGGCACGCTGGCTGGAAGCTGTGCAGCAGGCCAGCGCTCAGCCTGCCACCCTGAGTCTGGAGACCATGAGGAGGCTCATCGACCAGGGAGTCGGCCTTTCACCTCATCCATCTGTGGAGAAAGCCATGGCACGCCTCCAGGAGCAGCTCACTGTTTCTGAGCACTGGGAGGACAAGGCGAGCAGTCTCCTTAAAGCCAG ACCACCACACTCCATAGAGACTCTTAGAGCTGTTGCTGACAAGACGTCTGGCATCCCCGCTTACCTCCCAAACTGCTTGCTCCTGAAAGACACCATCAGGAAGGCCCAAGAATGGCTTCAAGAAGCTGAGGAGCTTCAG GCCAGTGGTTCAGTACTGATGGTGGACAGCCTCTCTGACATGGTGCTACGGGGCCAAGCCATCCAAGTCCACCTGGAGCCTTTAGACAAGCTGGAGTCTCTAATGGCTGAAGTGCAAGAATGGAAAGAATCTGCAGCTACAACTTTCCTTCACAAAGATTCAACTGTAACATTACTGGAG GTCCTTTGCCCAAGATGTGAAGTCGGAAATGCAGGTTCTCCAAAGAGGAAGGtcaagaaaggaaaagaatcTCTTAAAAGtaacaagaagaaaacaccAAGGCTCAACACTCTTAGTGATGTGGAAAAAGCTCTTTCAGAGACCAAGGATTCTACCTCTGCA ATGGCAACTCTGGAGGAGCTGCGTGTGAGGGAGATGGAGGCTTTCTCTAATCTCAGGGCAGCAAATGAGTCAAAGCTCCTTCCCACAGCAGACTGCATGAACctaaaagtgtgtgtctgtcagaaaGCCCCCATGGGGGCGATGCTGCAGTGTGAACTCTGCAGGGATGCCTTCCACAGCGTGTGTGTCAAAGACCTGTCAGATTCCTGCGAAACGCGGCCGTGGCTCTGTCCGCAGTGCCACCGATCAGAAAAACCCCCCTTGAACAAAGCCCTCTCTCTGCTAACGTCCCTGCGGCACATAGGGGTGCGCCTGCCAGAGGGGGACGCACTTCACTATCTTGTTGAGAGAACAATTAACTGGCAGCAGCGAGCGCAGCAGATTTCACAATCATGTAACCTCCCAGAACTAGAAGAGAGACCAGGAACTCCTCCCACCCTAACCTGCTGTGTCTCAGACAGTGATGACGCTCACAACAACAATCAG GCTCCCTGTTTGACTCCAGAGTGGAGCAGAACCAGCCATACCCAGACTGTCTTCTACACGGAGCAGAGATGCATACCGCTGCAGG gCCTGAGTTGGGATCTGGATGAGTTGATAGTGGAGGGGCTTCTACTGCAGGTGTCTCTGCCAGAGGTCCAGAGTCTATACCATGTTTTATTGGACAGAACCAGCAgctggcacacaaacacagactgtgacaaacaaatgcagtttaACTCTCAGGGAATAAATCTGCCAGCTGACCAG gatgGCATCACCACCTCAGAAAAGAAGGCAAAGCGGCGCCTGGAGACAGAAGGTTTAGATGCAGAGCGCAGGGTGAAGAACAAGAAGCCCTCTCACAAAAGACAGAAGATGAATAAAAAGAACCTGCAGCGCCGGCCGACCTCAACCTCATCCTCCCCGCGCTCCGATTTCTCCCAGTCTGATGATTCAGAGGAGGAAATTGCTGTGTGTCCAGCAGAGAGGTGTCAGCAGCCAGAGGGAGACGAG GTGGACTGGGTCCAGTGTGACGGCAGCTGTAACCAGTGGTTTCACCAAGCCTGTGTTGGAGTTACGCCCGAGATGGCAGAGAAGGAGGACTACATTTGTGTCAGGTGTACACTGAATGATGGACACacaagaaaatga
- the tuba8l gene encoding tubulin, alpha 8 like, whose product MRECISIHVGQAGVQTGNACWELFCLEHGVGPDGVLLEGPAESNTRQDPFNTFFNTGSSGRHVPRAIYVDLEPTVIDEVRVGKYKELFHPEQLITGKEDAANNYARGHYTVGKEIIDGVMERVRKMTDQCTGLQGFLVFHSFGGGTGSGFTSLLMERLSLDYGKKSKLEFAVYPAPQVSTAVVEPYNAILTTHTTLEHSDCAFMVDNEAIYDICRRNMDIESPGYINLNRLIGQIVSSITASLRFDGALNVDLMEFQTNLVPFPRIHFPLVTYSPIISAEKAYHEQLTVSEITSACFEPTNQMVKCDPRHGKYMACCMLFRGDVVPKDVNAAIASIKTRRSIQFVDWCPTGFKVGINYQPPTAVPGGDLAKVQRAVCMLSNTTAIAEAWSRLDHKFDLMYAKRAFIHWYVGEGMEEGEFAEAREDLACLEKDYEELGQMSPDSENDDQEY is encoded by the exons ATG AGAGAATGCATTTCTATCCATGTGGGCCAGGCAGGTGTCCAGACAGGAAATGCCTGTTGGGAGCTCTTCTGTCTTGAACACggtgttggtcctgatggaGTGCTTCTGGAGGGTCCTGCAGAGTCGAACACTCGTCAAGATCCATTCAACACTTTTTTCAATACTGGGAGCTCTGGACGTCATGTTCCACGAGCAATATATGTAGATCTGGAGCCCACAGTGATTG ACGAGGTGAGGGTCGGAAAGTACAAAGAACTCTTTCACCCTGAGCAGCTGATCACCGGAAAGGAAGACGCAGCCAACAACTACGCTCGTGGTCATTACACTGTCGGGAAAGAAATAATTGATGGGGTCATGGAGCGTGTTCGTAAAATG ACGGACCAGTGCACAGGCCTGCAGGGGTTCCTTGTCTTTCACAGCTTTGGGGGTGGCACCGGCTCTGGCTTCACCTCCCTGCTGATGGAGCGTCTGTCTCTTGATTACGGAAAGAAATCCAAGTTGGAGTTTGCTGTCTACCCAGCTCCCCAGGTATCTACTGCTGTGGTGGAGCCATACAACGCCATTCTGACAACCCACACCACCTTAGAGCACTCTGACTGTGCCTTCATGGTGGACAATGAGGCCATCTATGACATATGTCGTCGCAATATGGACATTGAGAGTCCTGGTTACATCAACCTAAACAGGTTAATCGGTCAGATTGTGTCCTCAATCACAGCTTCTCTTCGTTTCGATGGTGCCCTCAATGTTGATCTGATGGAGTTCCAGACTAACCTGGTCCCATTTCCACGTATCCACTTCCCTCTGGTTACCTATTCACCCATCATCTCGGCTGAGAAAGCTTACCATGAGCAGCTGACTGTGTCTGAGATCACAAGTGCCTGCTTTGAGCCAACCAATCAGATGGTCAAATGTGACCCTCGCCACGGCAAGTACATGGCCTGCTGCATGCTGTTCCGAGGTGACGTTGTCCCTAAGGATGTTAATGCTGCCATTGCAAGCATAAAGACCAGACGCTCCATTCAGTTTGTTGACTGGTGCCCCACAGGTTTCAAG GTGGGCATTAATTACCAACCTCCAACTGCAGTTCCTGGTGGAGACCTGGCCAAAGTCCAGAGGGCTGTGTGCATGCTGAGCAACACCACTGCCATTGCAGAGGCCTGGTCTCGCCTTGACCACAAGTTTGACCTCATGTACGCTAAGCGTGCGTTCATCCACTGGTATGTGGGCGAGGGCATGGAGGAAGGAGAGTTTGCAGAGGCCAGAGAAGACCTGGCCTGTCTGGAAAAGGATTACGAGGAGTTAGGTCAAATGAGCCCTGATTCTGAAAATGATGACCAAGAGTACTAA